In one window of Rhodoglobus vestalii DNA:
- a CDS encoding lipoate--protein ligase family protein translates to MHGEFKVPGGKLVVVDLDVVDDTITNFRLAGDFFLEPDEALGAIDAAVTGLPANADAKLITTTIQQALPEGTVMLGFSTESVATAIRRALQRATSWKDYDWQIVTGPPLEPRVQMAMDQVLAEEVASGRRQPTLRMWEWNKPAVVIGSFQSLSNEVDLDNAAKFGFDVVRRISGGGAMFMEAGTVITYSIYAPVELVHGMTFADSYAFLDEWVIIALKSLGIDASYQPLNDITSPSGKIGGAAQKRLGAGAVLHHVTMSYDMDGEKMVQVLRIGREKMSDKGTKSAAKRVDPLRRQTGMERAEIVDRMVETFRGLYGATESKITSDELARAEELVAEKFGTEEWLQRVP, encoded by the coding sequence ATGCACGGTGAATTCAAAGTGCCCGGCGGAAAGCTCGTAGTGGTCGATCTGGATGTCGTTGATGACACCATCACCAATTTTCGGCTCGCCGGAGACTTCTTTCTTGAGCCCGATGAGGCGCTCGGCGCCATCGATGCCGCCGTCACCGGGCTACCCGCCAACGCCGATGCCAAGCTCATCACGACGACGATTCAGCAGGCGCTGCCCGAGGGCACGGTGATGCTTGGCTTCTCGACCGAATCCGTAGCCACGGCCATCCGTCGGGCACTGCAGCGTGCCACGAGCTGGAAAGACTATGACTGGCAGATTGTGACGGGCCCGCCACTGGAGCCTCGAGTGCAGATGGCGATGGATCAGGTGCTCGCCGAAGAGGTTGCTTCCGGTCGCCGCCAACCCACCCTGCGCATGTGGGAATGGAACAAGCCGGCCGTCGTCATTGGCAGTTTTCAGTCGTTGAGCAACGAAGTCGACCTCGATAATGCCGCAAAGTTTGGCTTCGACGTCGTGCGGCGAATTTCGGGCGGTGGTGCCATGTTTATGGAAGCCGGGACCGTCATCACCTATTCCATCTATGCTCCCGTTGAGCTGGTGCACGGAATGACCTTCGCAGACTCGTACGCCTTTCTCGACGAGTGGGTAATCATTGCCCTCAAGTCGCTCGGTATTGATGCCAGCTATCAGCCCCTCAACGACATCACGAGCCCCTCTGGCAAGATTGGGGGAGCCGCCCAGAAACGCCTCGGTGCCGGTGCGGTACTCCATCACGTCACCATGAGCTACGACATGGATGGCGAAAAAATGGTGCAGGTGTTGCGCATCGGGCGCGAAAAAATGAGCGACAAGGGAACCAAGTCCGCCGCAAAGCGCGTCGACCCGCTGCGCCGCCAGACAGGAATGGAACGCGCCGAGATTGTGGACCGCATGGTGGAAACGTTCCGCGGGCTCTACGGTGCCACCGAGAGTAAAATAACGAGCGACGAACTGGCCCGCGCTGAAGAACTCGTTGCCGAGAAGTTCGGTACCGAGGAGTGGCTGCAGCGCGTTCCGTGA